The Huiozyma naganishii CBS 8797 chromosome 3, complete genome genome contains a region encoding:
- the KAR4 gene encoding Kar4p (similar to Saccharomyces cerevisiae KAR4 (YCL055W); ancestral locus Anc_1.12) codes for MSYDTKRNESKQENKTKHVSFKPLKEFYTNNYSDNYIHTGSFPQAHVTNVENTVEGYPKLQKLFQEKEKQIADYATKPYGCKVAIDEMVPTLKNWIKKDKITFDVVMIGCLTDNQFIYPLLTQLPLDKLISKPGFLFIWASVQKINELSRLLNNEIWAKKFRRSEELVFVPVDKDSPFYPGLDGDDNSVLEKMQWHCWMCITGTVRRSTDGHLIHCNVDTDLSIETKGACNGSVPPHLYKIAENFSTATRRLHIIPARTGWETPVRLRPGWVIMSPDVLINNFAPSSFKSELARVGCNIPLKSEIESLRPKSPVQKTEKLV; via the coding sequence ATGTCATACGATACCAAGCGGAATGAATCCAAGCAAGAGAACAAGACCAAACATGTCAGCTTCAAAcctttgaaggagttttACACTAACAATTACTCCGATAATTATATACACACGGGCTCATTCCCACAGGCGCATGTAACCAACGTAGAAAACACAGTGGAAGGATATCCAAAGCTGCAAAAACTATTTcaagagaaggagaagcAAATTGCAGATTATGCGACGAAGCCATATGGCTGTAAAGTTGCAATAGATGAAATGGTCCCTACTTTAAAAAATTggatcaagaaggacaaaaTCACGTTTGACGTGGTCATGATTGGGTGTCTGACTGATAATCAGTTCATTTATCCTTTATTGACACAATTACCTCTGGATAAACTCATTTCCAAACCTGGGTTTTTATTTATCTGGGCAAGTGTCCAAAAGATCAATGAGTTGTCAAGACTTTTGAATAATGAGATCTGGGCTAAAAAGTTTCGGAGGAGCGAGGAATTGGTTTTTGTTCCCGTAGATAAGGACTCCCCGTTTTATCCAGGGCTTGATGGGGATGATAACTCTGTGCTGGAGAAGATGCAATGGCATTGTTGGATGTGCATTACCGGAACAGTAAGACGGTCGACAGATGGACACCTGATTCATTGTAATGTTGACACAGATCTCAGCATCGAAACAAAGGGTGCCTGTAACGGTTCTGTCCCTCCTCATCTCTATAAAATTGCAGAAAATTTCTCTACCGCAACGAGGAGATTGCATATCATTCCTGCTCGCACAGGATGGGAAACCCCAGTGCGGCTAAGACCCGGATGGGTCATCATGAGTCCAGATGTTCTAATTAATAATTTTGCACCAAGCAGCTTCAAAAGCGAACTAGCGAGGGTTGGTTGCAATATCCCGCTTAAATCAGAAATAGAATCATTGAGGCCAAAGAGTCCGGTACAGAAAACTGAGAAATTGGTCTAG
- the SPB1 gene encoding 27S pre-rRNA (guanosine2922-2'-O)-methyltransferase (similar to Saccharomyces cerevisiae SPB1 (YCL054W); ancestral locus Anc_1.13), translating into MGKTQKKNSKGRLDRYYYLAKEKGYRARSSFKIIQINEKFGHFLEKSKVVIDLCAAPGSWCQVASKLCPINSLIIGVDIVPMKSMPNVITFQSDITTDDCRSKLRGYMKTWKADTVLHDGAPNVGLGWAQDAFTQSHLTLQALKLAVDNLVVNGTFVTKIFRSKDYNKLMWVFQQLFEKVEATKPPASRNVSAEIFVVCKGFKAPKKLDPRLLDPKEVFEELPDGPQNMESKIYNPEKKVRKRQGYEEGDNLLYHTAPILDFIKDEDPITMLGKLNKFTIDEDDHEWQIVKKMKQTNKELLACIEDLKVLGKKDFKMILRWRKNARDLLGVGQDEEKPEIEVTKLTEEEQIEKELEQLQEKHRLDKKREKRKKNEIKQKEIIRMQLNMINPKDLGIDAANIGKESLFNLKTAEKTGILDKLAKGKKRMIFTDDELAKDNDIHIDESLILDKDKYAEADDLESQLESMYENYKTRKSERDANFRAKLARGGDHDDEWTGFLEKAKQSDDEEEKKDYIEEETDENLSDEDDDEAINSLISKLKGKSGEGKLSSKAASLFNDPIFENITPDFAQPKPDNTSSSESVGDISKLMKSKKRTHREATGSESEDSSDESSSDGESSDFEVVANEDSDIEEIDSDYDSEEERNQTQKEKHNKELDIATAEAMTLAHQLATGQRTKHDLVDEGFNRYAFRDSETLPSWFTEDEKQHSKINRPITKEAVMALKEKMKVLNARPIKKIAEAKARKKMRAVSRLEKIKKKAGLINDDSDKSEKDKAEEISKLMRKVSKKQRSKPQVTLVYASGRNRGLAGRPKGVKGKYKMVDGVMKNEQRALRRIAKKNKKK; encoded by the coding sequence ATGGGTAAAacacagaagaaaaacagtaAAGGTCGTCTAGATAGGTACTACTACCTggcaaaagaaaaggggTACCGTGCTCGTTCTTCCTTTAAAATCATCCAAatcaatgaaaaatttggtcATTTCTTGGAGAAATCCAAGGTCGTCATTGACTTGTGTGCGGCTCCTGGTTCTTGGTGTCAGGTTGCATCAAAGTTATGTCCAATCAATTCGTTAATTATTGGTGTTGATATTGTTCCCATGAAATCAATGCCCAATGTTATCACATTCCAGAGTGATATTACCACCGACGACTGTCGTTCGAAGTTGAGAGGTTATATGAAGACCTGGAAGGCTGACACAGTGCTGCATGACGGTGCCCCTAACGTTGGTTTGGGTTGGGCCCAGGATGCCTTCACGCAATCTCATTTGACTTTACAGGCACTGAAACTAGCTGTCGACAATCTAGTAGTTAACGGTACATTCGTTACTAAAATTTTCAGATCGAAGGACTACAACAAACTAATGTGGGTCTTCCAGcaactgtttgaaaaggtCGAAGCTACTAAACCCCCTGCGTCGAGAAATGTGTCTGCTGAAATTTTCGTTGTTTGTAAGGGTTTCAAGGCAcccaagaaactggatcCCAGACTGCTGGATCCAAaggaagtttttgaagaattgcCAGATGGACCACAAAACATGGAATCCAAAATCTACAACCCGGAGAAAAAGGTGAGGAAAAGACAAGGTTACGAGGAAGGTGATAACCTATTATACCATACAGCGCCAATCCTGGATTTCATCAAAGACGAAGACCCCATTACAATGCTTGGAAAGCTGAATAAGTTCACGATAGATGAGGATGACCACGAGTGGCAGATTGTCAAGAAAATGaagcaaacaaacaaagAACTACTTGCCTGTATAGAAGATTTGAAGGTTCTTGGTAAAAAGGACTTTAAGATGATCTTGAGATGGCGTAAGAATGCTAGGGACCTTCTTGGTGTGGGTCAAGATGAAGAAAAGCCGGAAATTGAGGTTACGAAATTgacagaggaagaacagaTTGAAAAGGAACTGGAGCAATTGCAAGAGAAGCATCGTCTTGATAAGAAGCgtgaaaagagaaagaagaatgagATAAAACAGAAGGAAATAATCAGGATGCAACTGAATATGATTAACCCCAAGGATCTTGGTATTGATGCAGCTAATATTGGTAAGGAGTCGctgttcaacttgaagaccGCTGAAAAGACTGGTATTTTGGATAAGCTAGCTAAGGGTAAGAAACGGATGATTTTTACCGACGACGAACTTGCAAAGGACAATGACATCCATATCGACGAATCTCTGATTTTGGATAAAGATAAATACGCTGAGGCTGATGATCTAGAATCTCAATTAGAATCGATGTACGAAAATTACAAGACCCGGAAGTCTGAAAGAGATGCTAATTTTAGGGCTAAGTTAGCTCGGGGTGGTGATCATGACGACGAATGGACTGGGTTTTTAGAAAAGGCAAAACAAtctgatgatgaagaggagaagaaggattACATTGAAGAGGAGACCGATGAGAACTTatctgatgaagatgatgatgaagcTATCAATAGTTTGATCAGTAAGTTAAAAGGGAAGTCAGGCGAGGGCAAATTGAGCTCGAAAGCCGCGTCCTTGTTTAATGAtcccatttttgaaaacatCACGCCTGATTTTGCCCAGCCCAAGCCTGACAatacttcttcttctgaatCAGTCGGCGACATCTCTAAATTGATGAAAAGTAAGAAGAGAACTCATAGAGAGGCTACAGGAAGCGAAAGCGAAGACAGCAGCGATGAGAGTTCTTCTGATGGTGAATCATCTGACTTTGAGGTTGTTGCGAATGAAGATTCGGATATTGAGGAGATAGACTCTGATTATGATTCTGAGGAAGAAAGGAATCAAACTCAGAAGGAAAAGCACAACAAAGAACTGGACATTGCTACCGCAGAAGCTATGACTCTGGCTCATCAACTAGCCACGGGACAAAGGACCAAGCATGATCTAGTCGATGAAGGATTTAATAGATATGCCTTTCGTGATAGCGAAACATTGCCTTCATGGTTTACTGAGGATGAAAAGCAGCATTCCAAAATTAACAGACCCATCACGAAAGAAGCTGTTATGgcattgaaggagaagatgaAGGTTTTGAATGCCCGTCCTATCAAGAAGATAGCAGAAGCAAAGGccagaaagaaaatgcGTGCTGTTTCCCgtttggaaaagatcaagaagaaggctgGTTTAATCAACGATGATAGTGACAAGTCTGAAAAAGATAAGGCAGAAGAAATTTCTAAACTGATGCGCAAGGTCAGtaagaaacagagaagCAAACCGCAAGTCACGTTGGTCTATGCCTCTGGTAGAAATAGAGGTCTGGCGGGTAGACCAAAGGGTGTCAAGGGTAAGTACAAGATGGTTGATGGTGTTATGAAGAACGAACAAAGAGCATTGAGACGTATTGCGAAGAAAAATAAGAAGAAATAG
- the PBN1 gene encoding Pbn1p (similar to Saccharomyces cerevisiae PBN1 (YCL052C); ancestral locus Anc_1.14), translating to MQVNKRVSVLFENADDISARFERTDTHVTVEAPNDAVVQTRWQFVGTEIDVPENVTERVTWAHNDRKFNVLHPYINAGFNFYTTNVSRGFGRGKPLSSTPKYSLLHLDDSEIVDVQSYLPSQIDYNSFLHWRLDDCQYDIAVRGGLVEVNEFCPLLKNSAATFRKETGVENMELGLFYVDSQDSVDINLSGIRCGWTSDAKVERCLKTTLFYNPAYIYNSTNGTSPISLQEPVGLHPKVQIDLTSYEPVDKCEYYVFLQLPVEIFVDKFQSDPMFVFGEHDLELPAYKLEDKSWGSETLYSLKPGELNEITLHSRYVAPASIASYANASFTPEVFRACDTDSDTVVQNPFYTKGLGLESFFTPNTNFAFQNSTTLTVNIPRPGLESYQTVQYSSMAIIVFGLIYLLSKMFFSKPQQTTASKSKKIN from the coding sequence ATGCAGGTAAATAAGCGTGTCAGCGTgctctttgaaaatgctgACGATATTTCCGCACGGTTCGAGAGAACCGATACACATGTCACGGTGGAGGCCCCTAATGATGCCGTGGTACAGACAAGGTGGCAGTTTGTCGGAACTGAGATTGACGTCCCGGAAAATGTCACAGAAAGAGTGACATGGGCCCACAACGATAGGAAATTCAACGTTTTGCACCCTTACATAAACGCAGGCTTTAATTTTTACACGACCAACGTGTCGAGAGGCTTTGGCCGGGGGAAACCGCTTAGCAGCACTCCAAAATACAGCTTGCTGCACTTGGATGATTCAGAGATTGTTGATGTGCAGTCATATTTGCCCTCCCAGATAGACTACAACTCATTCTTGCACTGGCGTTTGGACGACTGCCAATATGACATTGCCGTCAGGGGTGGACTTGTTGAGGTTAATGAATTCTGTCCCCTGCTAAAAAACTCCGCTGCAACTTTCCGTAAAGAAACAGGTGTCGAAAATATGGAACTGGGCCTTTTCTACGTGGACTCACAAGATTCGGTCGACATCAACTTGTCTGGAATAAGATGCGGATGGACCAGCGACGCTAAAGTGGAGAGGTGCTTGAAAACAACCTTGTTTTATAACCCTGCATACATCTACAATAGCACAAACGGGACGAGTCCAATTTCTTTGCAGGAACCAGTAGGGTTGCACCCAAAAGTTCAAATCGACCTAACGTCTTACGAACCAGTTGATAAGTGCGAGTACTACGTTTTTTTACAGTTGCCCGTTGAGATCTTTGTCGACAAGTTTCAGTCCGACCCAATGTTTGTCTTCGGCGAGCATGACCTAGAATTGCCTGCTTATAAGCTCGAAGATAAATCGTGGGGGTCAGAAACTCTCTACAGTTTGAAACCAGGAGAGTTGAATGAGATCACTTTGCACTCGAGATACGTTGCACCCGCGTCAATTGCCTCATATGCAAATGCGTCGTTCACCCCAGAAGTGTTTCGTGCGTGTGACACGGACTCTGACACGGTTGTGCAAAACCCTTTTTACACGAAGGGCCTGGGACTTGAATCGTTCTTTACTCCAAATACAAACTTCGCCTttcaaaattcaacaacattaACCGTAAATATCCCAAGACCTGGGTTGGAATCCTACCAGACAGTACAATACAGCAGTATGGCAATAATTGTCTTTGGCCTAATCTACTTGTTGAGCAAGATGTTTTTCAGCAAACCGCAACAAACGACAGCTAGCAAAAGTAAGAAAATCAATTAG
- the LRE1 gene encoding Lre1p (similar to Saccharomyces cerevisiae LRE1 (YCL051W) and HLR1 (YDR528W); ancestral locus Anc_1.15), with product MSETQQLSVAEAPSGMAQLTTPSRRGHRHKRSFAISGDFEFLKQPPASVPPIPTFVSPVKPRNRADGSVMGTDDDEVSGDARQPRVLLTEPKLSTTTYLLKTPRKLAEPINSPSPRFFISEEPRFSSPVKGVPDAIINLDDVLKTKPRSFKTHRRTESAPADLEIVFNAKGNLPNDQRIDEEDDDSDSVNSKKQIVPGLMSPLRPSSPTFQRSLSPVKTPSMVSSEMGSNDAGSNSSNAANANDKYNSLKIKRQKQRYYYYTKQLPMTTRAVPPQSLREQTSASSLASNVSRTPMSQPYTPCKQELTTPATPLYLQDQVTIHIPTVNNGGSNLNVGSHGTSLNFLGENTRRPLSPDFQARQNKSQLQPPSLRFNSAGPSNPTIRRNSANATTSFNFESKVYDIRYDEDGVKPKRDEMYDTTNYSSKTTLISEFQQDKGSAVLSDEILLGEPGDEVDLASLNSTQDIVDGMKQVYISKGPSTHSLQASVTPESSSMKEVSKKLDRKTELKGEIRSSSDSALPQGQSTAKVDTGARKKKRSRFSSFLTNILK from the coding sequence ATGTCGGAAACTCAGCAACTCAGTGTCGCTGAGGCACCCAGCGGCATGGCACAACTGACTACACCCTCGAGGAGAGGCCACCGTCATAAACGGTCGTTTGCCATCTCTGGTGATTTCgagtttttgaagcaaCCCCCGGCGTCCGTGCCTCCAATACCCACGTTTGTATCGCCCGTGAAACCACGCAATAGAGCAGACGGGTCAGTGATGGGTAcagacgatgacgaagTCTCTGGTGACGCAAGGCAACCGAGAGTGTTACTGACGGAACCGAAGCTCAGTACGACGACGTATTTGCTAAAGACACCACGGAAACTCGCAGAGCCAATAAATTCGCCCAGTCCGCGGTTTTTCATCAGCGAGGAGCCCAGGTTCTCGTCACCTGTCAAGGGCGTGCCGGACGCCATTATCAATCTGGACGATGTCCTCAAGACTAAGCCAAGGTCGTTCAAAACGCATCGCAGAACAGAATCTGCGCCCGCcgatttggaaattgtCTTCAACGCAAAAGGAAACCTTCCTAACGATCAGAGAattgacgaggaggacgatgacTCGGACTCGGTGAACAGTAAGAAGCAAATTGTGCCAGGACTGATGTCCCCACTACGACCATCTTCGCCTACTTTCCAACGAAGTTTGTCCCCCGTGAAAACTCCAAGTATGGTCTCCTCTGAGATGGGCAGTAACGATGCtggcagcaacagcagcaatgCTGCCAATGCCAACGACAAATATAATTCTCTTAAGATCAAGAGACAAAAACAGCGATACTACTATTACACAAAACAGTTACCCATGACCACTAGGGCTGTCCCGCCACAGTCTCTCAGGGAACAAACATCTGCATCATCGCTGGCCTCCAACGTTTCAAGAACTCCGATGTCCCAGCCATACACCCCTTGTAAACAAGAATTGACGACGCCAGCGACCCCACTatatcttcaagatcaagtGACGATCCACATTCCCACGGTCAATAACGGTGGCAGTAACTTGAATGTGGGAAGCCACGGGACGTCACTAAATTTTCTTGGAGAGAACACAAGGCGGCCCCTGAGTCCCGACTTCCAAGCACGGCAAAACAAGTCACAACTTCAACCCCCCAGTTTACGTTTCAACAGCGCTGGTCCAAGCAACCCGACGATACGAAGAAACAGTGCCAATGCTACTACATCATTCAATTTTGAGAGTAAAGTGTACGACATACGGTACGATGAGGACGGTGTGAAACCGAAGAGGGATGAGATGTACGATACAACAAATTACAGTTCGAAGACGACGTTGATCTCGGAATTCCAGCAAGATAAGGGTTCTGCTGTTTTGTCTGACGAGATCTTGTTGGGTGAACCGGGCGACGAGGTCGATTTGGCTTCATTGAATTCTACCCAAGATATAGTAGATGGGATGAAGCAGGTTTACATCAGTAAGGGTCCGTCAACACACAGTTTACAAGCGTCAGTTACTCCGGAATCCAGCAGCATGAAAGAGGTCTCCAAGAAGCTTGATCGCAAGACGGAGTTGAAGGGTGAAATTAGATCTTCTAGCGACAGTGCTCTCCCACAGGGCCAATCGACTGCTAAAGTTGACACTGGTGccagaaagaagaagcggtCCCGGTTCAGTTCCTTCCTTACAAACATACTGAAGTGA
- the APA1 gene encoding bifunctional AP-4-A phosphorylase/ADP sulfurylase (similar to Saccharomyces cerevisiae APA1 (YCL050C) and APA2 (YDR530C); ancestral locus Anc_1.17) codes for MSIVQRIAAAFSTAAASEHLCFNEVGTQWLRNSDNGMQYWVRFAPSLLSKPEKGDTAPNDDPLGKHEPELLVTEDLDGSQEFKVVLNKFPVMQNHALLVTNVFKDQSSRLTPQDLSTSYALIRDMNAAWPGKNHLVIYNSGPQSGSSQRHKHLQLLEFPQNFTPFQDELCSGETHFVPDTEHDPLQDRKVSFAHFVVPLPDSDGDVSAELLESCYFTLLQKVLTFFQQDLEVSYNVLLTRKWLCLVPRSNIRARSLQVGFNSIGYAGLVLVKKREIFDEVRSNPNVIDRLLLECGFPNTTT; via the coding sequence ATGAGTATTGTTCAGAGGATAGCTGCTGCTTTTAGCACCGCTGCTGCAAGTGAACATTTATGTTTCAACGAAGTGGGGACACAATGGCTTCGGAACAGCGATAATGGGATGCAGTACTGGGTCAGGTTTGCCCCCAGCCTCCTGAGCAAGCCGGAGAAGGGCGACACTGCCCCAAACGACGACCCCTTGGGGAAACACGAACCGGAATTGCTCGTCACGGAGGATCTAGACGGCTCTCAGGAGTTCAAAGTcgtgttgaacaagttccCAGTGATGCAAAACCACGCTTTGCTCGTCACAAACGTCTTCAAGGACCAGTCGTCGCGCCTGACACCGCAGGATCTGTCCACATCGTATGCGCTGATACGTGACATGAACGCAGCGTGGCCCGGCAAGAACCATTTGGTTATTTACAATTCAGGGCCGCAGAGTGGGTCCTCTCAAAGACACAAACACTTGCAACTGTTGGAGTTCCCGCAGAACTTCACACCGTTCCAAGATGAACTGTGCAGCGGCGAAACACACTTCGTACCTGACACAGAGCACGACCCCTTGCAAGATCGCAAAGTGTCCTTTGCACATTTCGTAGTACCGCTCCCGGATTCGGACGGCGATGTATCGGCTGAACTCCTAGAATCGTGCTACTTTACGCTTCtacagaaagttttgacCTTCTTCCAACAAGACCTCGAGGTAAGTTACAACGTGTTACTCACCAGGAAATGGCTTTGTCTAGTGCCAAGATCCAATATTAGAGCAAGATCGTTACAAGTAGGGTTCAACTCCATTGGGTACGCAGGACTTGTTCTCGTTAAAAAGAGGGAGATCTTCGACGAGGTCCGCTCGAACCCAAACGTCATCGACAGACTACTATTGGAATGCGGGTTCCCAAATACCACCACGTAG
- the KNAG0C00335 gene encoding uncharacterized protein (similar to Saccharomyces cerevisiae YDR524C-B and YCL048W-A; ancestral locus Anc_1.22), which translates to MQFKTVFATFASVATLAAAQASRNETAGAVASNGTVATNGTAGGANGSNGTTSSRISTGAAASNTLNAGIFGAAVAAGVAFLF; encoded by the coding sequence ATGCAATTTAAGACCGTTTTCGCTACTTTCGCTTCTGTCGCCACTCTAGCCGCTGCCCAAGCCTCCAGAAACGAGACTGCCGGCGCCGTCGCTTCCAACGGTACCGTTGCTACCAACGGTACTGCTGGTGGTGCCAACGGCTCCAACGGCACCACCTCCAGTAGAATCTCTACCGGTGCCGCCGCTTCCAACACTCTAAATGCTGGTATCTTCGGTGCTGCCGTCGCTGCTGGTGTTGCTTTCCTATTCTAA
- the SPS22 gene encoding Sps22p (similar to Saccharomyces cerevisiae SPS22 (YCL048W) and SPS2 (YDR522C); ancestral locus Anc_1.25) — MKLLISTLTLLLSTKDAAAKVINWNDYDAFPQQVLKPHNVEPPHLVQNFQKRGQSTMGRITCANENFILSSSNDLKSIEHCHEIVGDLIVTSTFDSPVLDLYNLQTLKGNFVIEDCQSLIRLSAPQLENVQGDFTLSSLTSLVTVELPTISHVNSLTWKVLPILSQADLPKDIIVDKNIIISDTSLSNINDFQSIKDVEIFNVNNNRFLETIKTNVETVRGQLSIHANSRELELEMPYLQNAENLTVRDTRSVWLPNLQRVNTNMEFIENLFADLDLSSLKFVGGTLGIIDNSNLHNLDFNNVTEVQGGLMVTNNINMEKIDCFKSLKLVGGAIYFEGTFTDTDFPYLRLVKGSAFVKTTSNDMNCNKWVRPQNGRSIVRGGKIQCTASKKQNSISLDENGSVTETSERDISIPKVVLSNYASKLTYRNWVATGLSLVAVALLHNFV; from the coding sequence atGAAACTACTAATTTCAACTTTAACTCTACTACTAAGCACCAAAGACGCCGCAGCAAAAGTTATCAATTGGAACGATTATGACGCCTTCCCACAGCAAGTCTTGAAACCTCACAATGTGGAACCACCACACCTGgttcaaaactttcaaaaacgtGGACAAAGTACCATGGGGAGGATCACTTGTGCCAACGAAAATTTCATTCTTTCCAGTTCCAATGATCTGAAAAGTATTGAACACTGCCACGAGATTGTAGGCGATTTGATAGTGACCTCCACCTTTGACAGCCCAGTGTTAGATCTATACAACCTGCAAACGTTGAAGGGTAACTTTGTCATTGAAGATTGTCAAAGCTTGATTAGACTATCTGCTCCTCAATTAGAAAATGTGCAAGGTGATTTTACACTCTCCTCTTTGACCTCATTAGTCACTGTCGAATTGCCAACTATTTCTCATGTGAACTCCCTTACTTGGAAAGTTCTACCCATTTTGAGCCAAGCTGATTTGCCCAAGGATATTATAGTCGACAAGAATATTATCATTTCAGATACGTCGTTATCAAATATCAATGATTTCCAATCAATCAAAGATGTTGAAATTTTCAATgtgaacaacaacaggttCCTGGAGACAATTAAGACCAATGTTGAAACTGTTAGGGGTCAATTAAGTATTCATGCAAACTCCAGGGAACTAGAATTAGAAATGCCCTATCTTCAAAATGCTGAAAACTTAACTGTGAGAGACACAAGGAGTGTGTGGCTGCCCAATTTACAAAGAGTGAACACAAACATGGAATTTATTGAAAATCTATTTGCTGATCTTGACCTGTCAAGCTTGAAATTTGTCGGCGGGACATTGGGTATTATCGATAACTCAAACTTACACAACTTGGATTTCAACAACGTTACAGAAGTACAAGGTGGGTTAATGGTTACCAATAATATAAACATGGAAAAAATCGACTGTTTCAAGTCGCTGAAGTTGGTAGGCGGCGCCATATATTTTGAGGGTACCTTTACGGATACCGACTTTCCATACCTCAGACTAGTCAAGGGGAGCGCGTTTGTTAAGACAACGTCAAATGATATGAACTGTAACAAGTGGGTTCGCCCTCAAAACGGGAGATCTATAGTCAGAGGGGGTAAGATTCAATGTACCGCATCCAAAAAGCAAAACTCAATCAGTCTTGATGAAAATGGGTCAGTTACAGAGACCAGTGAACGCGACATTAGTATTCCGAAAGTCGTCCTATCCAATTATGCAAGTAAATTAACCTACAGAAACTGGGTCGCAACAGGTTTATCACTAGTGGCGGTTGCCCTACTGCATAATTTCGTATAA
- the POF1 gene encoding nicotinamide-nucleotide adenylyltransferase (similar to Saccharomyces cerevisiae YCL047C; ancestral locus Anc_1.27) → MTNGAWLIRYHDFISNKETQQFAIVDGPTVISDSQNALLLVLDSSFNPPHWGHYTLVKKAYECYRDLYPGKSVHVLLSLSVNNADKGGEKPATFDKRVAMMHIMARILEDKMPEVEVSIGLSVFPKFVDKDASIRKQFFQHGEVVYLVGYDTIVRIFDAKYYKPDTPAIVLNEFMRQTELCCLTRLSGDVTPEMQQRYPLDILHGEYEPSIPKEWGNRIKVIANDAKYIGVSSSAIRKEITTNRGNLDLDGLQQLLPGEIISYIVGHSKAKSIFEG, encoded by the coding sequence ATGACAAATGGTGCTTGGCTGATCCGGTACCATGACTTCATTTCGAACAAGGAAACTCAACAATTTGCAATTGTGGACGGACCAACAGTTATAAGTGACTCGCAAAATGCGTTGTTATTAGTCTTAGATTCGTCCTTTAATCCTCCACATTGGGGCCATTACACTTTAGTGAAGAAAGCGTACGAATGTTACAGAGACCTTTATCCGGGAAAGTCTGTGCATGTCCTTTTGTCTCTTTCCGTTAATAACGCCGACAAGGGCGGTGAGAAGCCGGCGACGTTCGATAAAAGAGTTGCCATGATGCACATAATGGCAAGAATATTGGAAGATAAAATGCCAGAGGTGGAAGTATCCATAGGACTAAGCGTATTTCCTAAATTTGTGGATAAAGACGCATCCATTAGGAAGcagttttttcaacatGGGGAGGTTGTCTATTTGGTAGGGTACGATACAATTGTCCGAATCTTCGATGCTAAGTACTACAAGCCAGATACCCCTGCCATTGTACTGAACGAGTTCATGCGTCAAACGGAGCTATGTTGCTTAACAAGGTTATCTGGTGATGTCACGCCAGAAATGCAGCAAAGGTATCCGTTGGATATTCTTCACGGGGAATACGAACCGTCAATACCGAAAGAATGGGGCAACCGGATAAAAGTTATTGCCAACGATGCGAAGTACATCGGTGTCTCCTCATCGGCCATTAGGAAAGAAATAACTACCAACCGTGGCAATCTTGACCTGGATGGATTGCAACAGCTTTTGCCCGGAGAGATCATTTCGTACATCGTGGGTCACAGCAAAGCGAAATCCATATTTGAAGGTTAG